Proteins from one Flavobacteriales bacterium genomic window:
- a CDS encoding cytochrome c, with product MNRYTNTIKFGLSLIVLGLVSCSKDPNSPGYEYMPDMYRSPSVEAYVDYPDFGNPDVQSARVPAKGTIPYSENESKAVFNFPYPFAPANADQEAEMYEKSVVVKNPVIINMENKDVILAEGQKIYEQFCIHCHGEKGDGQGTIVQNGKISGVPDYKSANLMALPEGKMFHTISYGKGIMGSHAGQINKEERWKVIHYIKSLQNDGNYPVENAAVVADSTKTNQ from the coding sequence ATGAATCGCTATACCAATACCATCAAGTTTGGGTTATCCCTGATTGTACTCGGCTTGGTTTCCTGCTCAAAGGATCCCAATAGTCCAGGTTATGAATACATGCCAGACATGTATCGTTCCCCTTCAGTTGAAGCCTATGTAGATTACCCTGATTTTGGTAATCCGGACGTTCAGTCAGCCCGCGTTCCTGCTAAAGGAACCATTCCATATTCTGAGAATGAAAGCAAAGCTGTATTTAATTTCCCTTATCCATTTGCACCTGCCAATGCAGACCAGGAAGCTGAGATGTATGAAAAATCAGTGGTGGTAAAGAATCCGGTTATCATTAACATGGAAAACAAGGATGTAATTCTTGCGGAAGGTCAAAAAATCTATGAGCAGTTTTGTATTCATTGCCATGGTGAAAAAGGAGACGGTCAGGGTACCATCGTACAAAACGGAAAAATCAGTGGTGTTCCCGATTATAAATCGGCCAACCTGATGGCTCTACCTGAAGGGAAAATGTTCCACACCATTTCTTATGGAAAAGGAATCATGGGATCTCATGCAGGTCAAATCAATAAAGAAGAACGCTGGAAAGTTATTCACTACATCAAGTCGCTGCAAAACGACGGTAACTATCCGGTAGAAAATGCTGCTGTTGTAGCAGATAGTACAAAAACCAACCAATAA
- a CDS encoding DUF3341 domain-containing protein yields MAEKVIFAMYDDDTVLLEGAKKLVAKGVHVNDVYSPFPIHGIDPVIGVQHTRLGIAAFLYGLTGTLLAIVGIRYFMIVDWPLNIGGKPSFSLMENLPAFIPITFEFTVFCAAHGMAITYLLRNKTLPGMPARNPDPRTTDDKFVMELHASENSKYSVEELQSMLKETGIIELEVRES; encoded by the coding sequence ATGGCAGAGAAAGTAATATTTGCAATGTACGACGATGACACCGTTCTATTAGAAGGTGCAAAAAAACTCGTCGCAAAAGGAGTTCACGTGAATGACGTTTATTCTCCTTTCCCAATTCACGGAATTGATCCTGTGATCGGAGTTCAGCACACCCGCTTAGGAATTGCTGCATTCTTATATGGATTAACAGGAACACTTCTGGCTATTGTTGGGATTCGTTATTTCATGATTGTTGACTGGCCATTGAACATCGGTGGTAAGCCAAGTTTTTCCTTAATGGAAAACCTTCCGGCCTTTATTCCGATTACGTTTGAGTTCACTGTTTTTTGTGCAGCTCATGGTATGGCAATTACTTATTTGTTGCGTAACAAAACACTTCCTGGAATGCCAGCCCGTAACCCGGATCCGCGTACCACAGACGATAAGTTTGTAATGGAACTGCACGCTTCAGAAAACAGCAAATACTCGGTTGAAGAACTTCAAAGCATGTTGAAAGAAACCGGAATTATTGAATTAGAAGTAAGAGAATCTTAA